A part of Ascochyta rabiei chromosome 3, complete sequence genomic DNA contains:
- a CDS encoding glutaredoxin codes for MASVREVPDESAFQSTIESLPPATLAVIYFHAPWAKPCEHMSVILKTLASTYPADAPIAFLSLNAEELPDVSEQYDVTAVPYIVVQKDGKTLDTVSGSDAAKVRAAVERYAGAGSGASASSLPPAQTVTRPPVENGANGDSPKNLAAYAPAANDPKTAPDYSAGEQETNKEELHKRLSELVKAAPVMLFMKGTPSAPQCGFSRQTVSVLREKGVRYGFFNILADDEVRQGLKEFADWPTFPQVWVDGELVGGLDIVKEEFENDPDFLAQYSVNPSKAA; via the exons ATGGCCTCCGTGCGCGAAGTCCCCGACGAGTCCGCCTTCCAGTCCACCATCGAATCGCTCCCACCCGCCACGCTCGCCGTCATCTACTTCCACGCGCCCTGGGCCAAGCCGTGCGAGCACATGTCCGTCATCCTCAAGACCCTCGCCAGCACCTACCCCGCCGACGCCCCCATCGCCTTCCTCTCTCTCAACGCCGAAGAGCTCCCCGATGTCTCGGAGCAGTACGACGTCACCGCTGTGCCCTACATCGTCGTCCAGAAGGACGGCAAGACTCTCGACACAGTCTCTGGCTCCGACGCCGCCAAAGTACGCGCCGCGGTAGAGAGATATGCCGGCGCCGGCTCTGGCGCATCTGCATCGAGTCTGCCGCCTGCCCAGACAGTGACGCGGCCGCCTGTTGAGAACGGCGCCAACGGAGACAGCCCAAAGAACCTGGCCGCCTATGCGCCGGCCGCCAACGACCCCAAAACAGCACCAGACTACAGCGCGGGCGAGCAGGAAACGAACAAGGAGGAGCTACACAAGCGCCTTTCTGAACTCGTCAAGGCTGCACCTGTCATGTTGTTCATGAAGGGCACACCGAGCGCTCCACAGTGTGGCTTTTCCAGGCAGACAGTCAGCGTCCTGCGGGAGAAGGGCGTCAGATACGGCTTCTTCAACATCTTGGCAGACGACGAGGTCAGGCAAGGCCTCAAGGAGTTTGCGGATTGGCCCACTTTCCCCCAGGTCTGGGTTGATGGCGAGCTCGTCGGTGGTTTAGACATT GTCAAGGAAGAATTCGAGAATGACCCTGACTTCCTGGCGCAATATTCTGTCAACCCATCCAAGGCCGCTTAG
- a CDS encoding rRNA-binding ribosome biosynthesis protein rpf2: MLKAVKPKNARAARAMKAREPQQTENPKTTLFVTGQKTSQILKLAVADLATLKRPFVERFTKKNDIHPFDDASSLEFFSLKNDTSLLALSLHSKKRPHCLTLVRTFDHKLLDMLELYINPDTFRTLQQFKNKKPSIGLKPLISFHGTVFEDPNETKYTLAKSLLVDLFRGQDTDEVDVEGLQYLISVSAEEPTDAQPTPEIKLRFYLIKTKRSGQKLPRVEVEEMGPRIDFALGREQFPDADMLKEAMRKPKGMEARTKKNITTDGMGDKVAKIHPGKQDFNTLQTRKMKGLKRSRDDDIEGDAHMAEAEAEADSEDDQDETTAKKARV, encoded by the exons ATGTTGAAGGCAGT GAAACCCAAGAATGCCCGCGCCGCGCGCGCCATGAAGGCCCGTGAGCCCCAGCAGACGGAGAACCCCAAGACGACGCTCTTCGTGACGGGCCAGAAGACGTCGCAAATCCTCAAGCTCGCCGTCGCCGACCTCGCCACGCTCAAGCGGCCCTTTGTCGAGCGCTTCACCAAGAAGAACGACATCCACCCCTTCGACGACGCCTCCTCGCTCGAGTTCTTCTCCCTCAAGAACGACACCTCCCTGCTCGCCCTCTCCCTGCACTCCAAGAAGCGCCCGCACTGCCTCACTCTGGTCCGCACCTTCGACCACAAGCTGCTCGACATGCTGGAGCTGTACATCAACCCAGACACCTTCCGCACCCTGCAGCAGttcaagaacaagaagccgAGCATCGGCCTCAAGCCCCTCATCTCCTTCCACGGCACCGTCTTCGAGGACCCCAACGAGACAAAGTACACCCTCGCCAAGAGCCTCCTCGTTGACCTCTTCCGCGGCCAAGACACCGACGAAGTCGACGTCGAGGGTCTGCAGTACCTCATCAGCGTCAGCGCCGAAGAGCCCACAGACGCGCAACCTACCCCCGAGATCAAGCTGCGCTTCTACCTGATCAAGACCAAGCGCTCAGGGCAGAAGCTGCCGCgtgtcgaggtcgaggagaTGGGCCCGCGCATCGATTTCGCCCTCGGCCGCGAGCAGTTCCCAGACGCCGATATGCTCAAGGAGGCTATGAGGAAGCCCAAGGGTATGGAGGCCAGGACCAAGAAGAACATCACCACCGACGGCATGGGTGATAAGGTGGCCAAGATCCATCCCGGCAAGCAGGACTTCAACACCCTGCAGACGAGGAAGATGAAGGGTCTCAAGCGAAGTCGCGACGACGACATCGAGGGCGATGCGCACATGGCCGAGGCCGAGGCCGAGGCCGACTCCGAGGACGACCAAGATGAGACTACCGCGAAAAAGGCGAGGGTCTAA
- a CDS encoding Methylenetetrahydrofolate dehydrogenase (NAD(+)), with amino-acid sequence MAADKPNCKVILANNIAKGLLGEIQEGLKTVDRKPLLVGFLSSTDPAARVYAEWTGKTCSENGFAYELREVDREELEDALIDANNDSKVDGIMVYYPIFGNRQDQYLQQIVSANKDVEGLSHQYIFNMYQNIRFLDPAGTKKSILPCTPLAVIKILEYLRIYNTILSYGNRLHGRTITVINRSEVVGRPLAALLANDGATVYSVDIADVQEFTRGEGIRKKKHDVVEKPGWELKDCLPISDVVISGVPGDKYKVPAHLLKDGAVCINFSSERNFNPDVKEKASIYVPAIGKVTIAVLLRNLLRLAQNKHEAASQATQSVDEEKKPAEESAIPVLAS; translated from the exons ATGGCCGCCGACAAACCCAACTGCAAGGTGATTCTTGCGAACAACATCGCGAAGGGGCTACTTGGGGAAATCCAGGAGGGCCTCAAGACAGTGGACCGCAAGCCACTTCTTGTAGGCTTCCTCTCCAGCACCGATCCCGCCGCGAGGGTGTACGCAGAATGGACAGGCAAAACGTGCAGTGAAAA TGGCTTTGCTTATGAGCTACGCGAAGTCGACCGCGAGGAACTCGAAGACGCGCTCATCGACGCGAACAACGACTCCAAGGTCGACGGTATCATGGTCTATTACCCAATCTTTGGCAACCGGCAAGACCAGTACCTACAGCAGATTGTCTCTGCCAACAAGGATGTCGAGGGTCTGTCCCACCAGTACATCTTCAACATGTACCAGAATATCCGCTTCCTCGATCCCGCCGGCACCAAGAAGAGCATCCTTCCGTGCACGCCCCTCGCCGTCATCAAGATCCTTGAATACCTGAGGATATACAACACCATTCTGTCGTACGGAAACAGACTGCATGGGCGCACCATCACCGTTATCAACCGAAGTGAGGTTGTGGGTCGGCCTTTGGCGGCTCTGCTGGCCAACGACGGTGCAACTGTATACAGTGTGGACATTGCCGATGTGCAAGAGTTCACGCGAGGTGAGGGCATCAGGAAGAAGAAGCATGATGTTGTCGAGAAGCCTGGCTGGGAGCTCAAGGACTGCCTTCCCATCAGTGATGTGGTCATCAGCGGTGTACCTGGAGATAAGTACAAGGTGCCGGCGCACCTCCTCAAGGACGGCGCTGTGTGCATCAACTTCTCGAGTGAGCGCAACTTCAACCCGGATGTGAAAGAAAAGGCTTCCATTTACGTACCTGCCATTGGCAAGGTTACTATCGCGGTATTGCTGCGAAACCTGCTT CGTCTTGCGCAAAACAAACATGAGGCAGCTTCTCAAGCTACGCAGTCCGTGGACGAAGAGAAGAAGCCCGCCGAAGAGAGCGCTATCCCTGTGTTGGCCTCGTGA
- a CDS encoding Inorganic diphosphatase yields MAYTTRKVAAANTLEHRVYIEKDGQPISAWHDIPLYANEQQTILNMVVEVPRWTNAKMEISKEETLNPIKQDTKKGKLRFVRNCFPHKGYLWNYGAFPQTWEDPNVTHPETKANGDNDPLDVCEIGELVNKPGDVIQVKVLGVMALLDEGETDWKIIVVNVNDPLAPKLNDVEDVERHLPGLLRATNEWFRIYKIPDGKPENQFAFSGECKNKKYAMDIVRECAEAWEKLVAGKTAKNDIALANTTLSHSAEKTDASSLNIPSGEDKSPAPIDPSIDKWFYISGAPSS; encoded by the exons ATGGCTTACACCACCCGCAAGGTCGCTGCGGCGAACACGCTCGAGCACCGCGTCTACATTGAGAAGGACGGCCAGCCCATCTCAGCATGGCACGACATCCCGCTCTACGCCAACGAGCAGCAGACCATCCTCAACATGGTCGTCGAGGTTCCCCGCTGGACCAACGCAAAGATGGAG ATCTCCAAGGAGGAGACGCTGAACCCCATCAAGCAGGACACCAAGAAGGGCAAGCTCCGCTTCGTCCGCAATTGCTTCCCCCACAAGGGCTACCTGTGGAACTACGGTGCCTTCCCCCAG ACCTGGGAGGACCCCAACGTCACACACCCTGAGACCAAGGCCAACGGCGACAACGACCCGCTCGACGTGTGCGAGATCGGCGAGCTGGTTAACAAGCCCGGTGATGTGATCCAGGTCAAGGTCCTCGGTGTCATGGCTCTGCTCGACGAGGGCGAGACCGACTGGAAGATCATTGTCGTCAACGTCAACGATCCCTTGGCTCCTAAGCTCAACGATGTCGAGGATGTCGAGCGCCACCTGCCCGGCCTTCTGCGTGCCACCAATGAGTGGTTCCGCATCTACAAGATCCCTGACGGCAAGCCTGAGAACCAGTTCGCCTTCTCCGGCGAGTGCAAGAACAAGAAGTACGCCATGGACATTGTCCGTGAGTGCGCCGAGGCTTGGGAGAAGCTCGTCGCTGGCAAGACTGCCAAGAACGACATTGCTCTTGCCAACACCACCCTCTCCCACTCGGCCGAGAAGACGGATGCCAGCTCGCTCAACATCCCCTCTGGCGAGGACAAGTCTCCTGCTCCCATCGACCCCAGCATCGACAAGTGGTTCTACATCTCTGGCGCTCCTTCCAGCTAG